Proteins from a single region of Ferroacidibacillus organovorans:
- a CDS encoding cold-shock protein, which yields MNQGTVKWFNSEKGFGFIEVEGGADVFVHFSAIQGDGYKTLEEGQRVTFDIIQGPKGPQAANVA from the coding sequence TTGAATCAAGGTACAGTAAAGTGGTTTAACTCGGAAAAGGGTTTTGGTTTCATTGAAGTTGAAGGCGGAGCAGATGTATTTGTCCATTTCAGTGCAATTCAAGGGGATGGATATAAGACGCTCGAAGAAGGTCAACGTGTAACCTTTGATATTATTCAAGGCCCTAAAGGTCCGCAAGCAGCGAACGTTGCCTAA
- a CDS encoding cold-inducible protein YdjO-related protein: MGNFGNKRKPISEQVYADSEVWQCSTCAVWSRDEFIYIENPACPMCRGDMERVTKSIRIE; encoded by the coding sequence ATGGGCAACTTTGGCAACAAGAGAAAGCCGATTTCAGAGCAGGTGTATGCCGATTCCGAAGTGTGGCAGTGTTCGACCTGCGCCGTTTGGTCAAGAGATGAGTTTATTTATATCGAAAACCCCGCTTGTCCAATGTGCCGTGGAGACATGGAACGAGTAACAAAAAGCATCCGCATTGAGTAA
- a CDS encoding fatty acid desaturase translates to MTPWSMMQNAGHLLAKNEKEMMMINHKENQNLWKKDLEAYQSPSLTKSWWQLINTIVPFMILWFGAYYCFTISIWLTLLLTIPAAGFLVRTFIIFHDCGHHSFFKSPMANDIVGVITGLLTFFPYHQWKYEHSVHHAGNGNLNRRGMGDITTLTVDEYLRSPLVTRLLYRLYRNPLVMFGLGPIFLVLVQYRFNRRGAGPRERFNTHLTTAILAGLVTLGCFGLGWERFLLVEGTILYLAGMAGIWLFYVQHQFEDSYFESAENWDYVTAALQGSSYYKLPKVLQWMTGNIGFHHIHHLGPRVPNYNLQKIYNKVAYLQKVPTVGVFSSLRSLRFRLWDEDKKKFIGFKGATRLKSNARW, encoded by the coding sequence TTGACACCATGGTCGATGATGCAGAATGCGGGTCATCTTCTCGCTAAAAATGAAAAGGAGATGATGATGATTAACCACAAAGAGAACCAAAACCTCTGGAAGAAAGATCTGGAGGCCTACCAAAGTCCGAGTCTTACAAAGAGTTGGTGGCAATTAATCAACACCATCGTGCCGTTTATGATATTGTGGTTTGGAGCCTATTATTGTTTCACGATATCCATTTGGTTGACCCTTCTTCTGACCATCCCGGCAGCGGGCTTTCTAGTGCGAACGTTTATTATATTTCACGACTGTGGTCACCACTCGTTTTTCAAAAGTCCAATGGCTAACGATATCGTTGGGGTTATAACGGGATTACTGACCTTTTTCCCGTATCATCAATGGAAGTATGAACACAGTGTCCATCATGCGGGAAATGGAAACTTGAATCGCAGGGGCATGGGAGATATCACGACTCTGACGGTGGATGAATACCTGAGATCCCCTCTCGTCACGCGACTGCTTTATCGGTTGTATCGAAATCCGCTGGTCATGTTTGGCCTCGGACCGATCTTTCTCGTTTTGGTTCAATATCGGTTTAACAGGCGGGGGGCAGGTCCAAGAGAACGCTTCAATACGCATTTGACCACCGCAATTCTTGCTGGGTTGGTAACGTTGGGCTGTTTTGGACTTGGGTGGGAAAGATTCCTTTTGGTCGAAGGGACAATTCTTTATTTAGCAGGAATGGCAGGCATTTGGCTGTTTTACGTGCAACATCAATTTGAAGACAGCTACTTTGAAAGCGCTGAGAACTGGGATTACGTGACGGCCGCCCTTCAAGGCAGTTCATACTATAAATTGCCGAAAGTCTTGCAGTGGATGACCGGAAATATCGGATTTCATCACATTCACCACCTTGGCCCCAGAGTTCCGAATTACAATCTGCAGAAAATCTACAATAAAGTTGCATATCTGCAAAAAGTTCCTACTGTGGGTGTGTTTTCTAGCCTGCGTTCTCTGCGGTTTCGACTGTGGGACGAGGACAAGAAAAAATTTATTGGATTCAAAGGTGCGACAAGGCTCAAATCGAACGCAAGATGGTAG
- a CDS encoding AAA domain-containing protein, which translates to MDSIVEMVSSKEMADLDGAMLMVCFEDDSNRVAAYERWIEARNEWIERERPARQVMEIFEKLYALHNQMEREPEQVDLLLGDGILSCQLQAGAVVQHPVLLQRVELHFDASVPEFKLSETDHAPELYTALLRVIPELQASAVSELLTELSEAEYHPLNATDTSEYLKRLVTRISPRGELIDGPTSLINGRDPKITRDPLLFLRKRTLGFSVALERILEDLKEDRHLPDSILNLMGVETTFTGANGKIEGLMRSIDVNGEDERVLLSKEANAEQLQIALRLEENGAVLVQGPPGTGKTHTIANLLGHLLSQGKSVLVTSHTAKALRVLRDKVVRPLQPLCVSVLENDGESRKQMEHSVDAIAERLSSLDADTLDREAEMLTQQRSELLKNLRELRNTLQLARQDEYRPIVVGGESFEPSQAARRVRDEKEENSWIPTPVELEAPMPLSIGEAIELYSSNELLNPETEAELHLELPEPTHFLTPVAFERLTETRSRLCSLDLSYRSDLWNESRMEQTVAVLEGLLSQVASLVEFLKEDTPWRIAAMTAGKEGGVLRAAWEELIEEVQSVYDQSAQAQPYFLRHGFEVSSEIRFEEATRTVDEILQHLGAGGKLGGMKLFTKREWRQFIQNTKVDGQNPSEIEHFKTLRAWLRLHVNREKLKARWKRQMTDLGGPSTESLTERPEDTARQFILPIQQALDWYGTKWLSFRKALVEQGLNVDALLTEVPVVLASNAELARLRMMLTETLPTVVQVQIDRVNLAQVQREYQVLKQTVNDALHLVPNSLTVQNIRHAVTEYDPETYKRAYDQLMELHALSNVARRREELLRKLSAVAPAWATAIRIRSGVHGLGQLPGDLDQAWTWRQLHDELDKRGKTSMEELQLRISDRSQKLREITATLVEKRAWSAQVRRTTLAQRQALQGWKLLVQKTGKGTGIRTPSLLAEARKLMPVCQTAVPVWIMPLSRVVENFVPGKNQFDVVIIDEASQADVMALTGLYFGNQVLVVGDDEQVSPDAVGQRAEDTQKLIDTYLTDVPNASIYDGKSSIYDLAKTSFPEVQLREHFRCVAPIIQFSNHLSYGGDIKPLRDASVVTRRPPTIAYRVQDAQSTDKLNQKEAHIVSSLLVAATEHEAYEDATFGVISLVGDDQAMLIDSLLRKHLSATAYQRRLIRCGNSAQFQGDERDVIFLSMVYGPAGNGPLRMLADPGNSMRKRFNVAASRARDQLWVVHSLDPHIDLKEGDLRRRLILHAEDPYQYDEAIEHMERRTESEFERQVLRRLTDAGYRVTPQWSVGYYRIDMVVEGGGKRLAVECDGDRWHPHEKLADDMARQAILERLGWNFVRIRGSQFFRNPDLAMRAVFERLNALNIPAVGLTDHAATEKDVSGAEIKAWIARRAAELRNEWFEYEKGQIESEVV; encoded by the coding sequence TTGGACTCCATAGTGGAGATGGTTAGCTCAAAAGAGATGGCCGATCTGGACGGTGCGATGTTGATGGTCTGTTTTGAGGATGATTCTAATCGGGTAGCTGCCTATGAACGCTGGATCGAGGCCAGAAACGAGTGGATCGAACGGGAACGTCCGGCTCGTCAGGTTATGGAGATTTTCGAGAAGTTATACGCCCTTCACAATCAAATGGAACGGGAGCCTGAACAGGTTGATCTCCTTCTGGGGGATGGTATTCTTTCCTGTCAGCTGCAAGCTGGCGCCGTAGTGCAACACCCCGTCCTTCTTCAACGCGTGGAACTCCATTTTGATGCGTCTGTTCCTGAGTTCAAACTTTCGGAAACGGATCATGCTCCAGAGCTTTATACGGCCCTTCTTCGGGTTATCCCAGAACTTCAGGCGAGTGCAGTTTCTGAGTTGTTGACAGAGCTCAGCGAAGCGGAATATCACCCGCTCAATGCCACGGATACATCGGAATACTTGAAGCGCCTTGTCACGCGCATTTCGCCTCGAGGGGAACTCATTGATGGACCAACGTCTCTCATAAACGGAAGGGATCCGAAAATTACTCGCGACCCGCTATTGTTCCTGCGTAAACGAACGCTTGGATTCAGTGTGGCGTTGGAGCGTATTCTTGAAGATTTAAAAGAAGATCGTCATCTGCCTGATTCTATTTTGAATCTGATGGGTGTCGAAACGACGTTTACGGGCGCAAATGGCAAAATCGAAGGATTAATGCGGTCGATCGATGTGAACGGTGAAGATGAACGGGTGCTTCTGAGCAAAGAAGCTAACGCAGAGCAGCTCCAGATTGCACTTCGGTTAGAAGAAAATGGCGCTGTGCTCGTTCAAGGCCCTCCAGGAACAGGTAAGACCCATACCATTGCAAATCTTTTAGGACATCTGCTGTCACAGGGAAAGAGTGTTCTCGTAACAAGCCATACAGCTAAAGCGCTGCGAGTGCTGCGAGACAAAGTTGTAAGACCATTGCAGCCGCTTTGTGTCAGCGTGCTCGAAAATGATGGTGAAAGCCGAAAACAAATGGAACATTCGGTTGACGCAATCGCGGAACGGTTGTCCTCCCTTGACGCGGATACGCTTGACCGCGAAGCTGAGATGCTTACTCAACAACGGTCAGAGCTTTTAAAAAATTTACGAGAGCTAAGAAATACTCTACAGTTGGCACGCCAAGATGAATACCGCCCCATCGTCGTTGGCGGCGAGTCGTTTGAGCCTTCTCAGGCGGCGCGGAGAGTAAGGGATGAGAAAGAAGAAAACAGTTGGATACCCACCCCAGTGGAGCTTGAAGCTCCGATGCCTTTGTCCATAGGTGAAGCCATTGAACTGTACTCGAGCAACGAACTTCTCAATCCAGAAACGGAAGCTGAACTTCATCTTGAACTGCCAGAACCAACGCATTTTCTGACACCAGTGGCATTTGAGAGACTGACGGAAACGAGGAGTCGACTTTGTTCGCTTGATCTCTCGTATCGCAGTGATCTGTGGAATGAATCCAGAATGGAGCAGACGGTCGCGGTATTGGAAGGTTTATTATCGCAGGTAGCTTCACTTGTAGAATTTCTGAAAGAGGACACCCCATGGCGCATTGCTGCAATGACTGCCGGAAAAGAAGGTGGCGTACTCCGTGCGGCGTGGGAGGAACTTATAGAGGAAGTTCAATCTGTATATGATCAGTCGGCTCAGGCACAACCGTATTTCTTGCGGCACGGGTTTGAAGTGTCGAGTGAAATTCGGTTTGAGGAAGCCACTCGAACAGTAGACGAAATTCTACAACATCTAGGTGCGGGCGGAAAATTAGGCGGCATGAAACTGTTCACCAAACGTGAATGGAGGCAATTCATTCAGAATACCAAGGTGGATGGACAAAATCCATCTGAGATAGAGCACTTTAAAACGCTTCGTGCATGGTTACGGTTGCACGTGAATCGAGAGAAGTTAAAGGCTCGCTGGAAACGGCAAATGACCGATTTGGGTGGACCCAGTACTGAGTCGCTGACCGAACGGCCTGAGGACACCGCTCGACAGTTTATTCTTCCGATACAGCAGGCGCTAGATTGGTATGGTACAAAGTGGCTATCCTTTCGCAAGGCTCTGGTAGAGCAAGGGTTAAACGTCGATGCCTTATTAACCGAGGTACCTGTGGTGCTCGCTTCGAACGCGGAATTGGCGCGTCTGCGGATGATGTTGACGGAGACGTTACCGACAGTTGTTCAAGTGCAGATCGATCGCGTAAATTTGGCGCAAGTTCAGAGGGAATACCAAGTTCTGAAACAAACGGTGAATGACGCACTGCATCTTGTCCCCAATTCTTTGACGGTGCAAAACATCCGTCACGCCGTGACAGAATATGATCCAGAAACCTATAAGCGTGCATATGATCAGCTCATGGAACTGCATGCGCTGTCAAACGTGGCCAGAAGACGTGAGGAACTTCTACGGAAATTGTCAGCGGTAGCACCAGCCTGGGCAACTGCGATTCGAATCAGGAGCGGTGTTCACGGGTTGGGTCAACTTCCGGGAGACCTTGATCAGGCGTGGACTTGGAGACAACTCCATGATGAATTAGACAAACGCGGGAAGACCTCAATGGAGGAACTACAGCTAAGAATTTCGGATCGAAGTCAAAAATTGCGTGAGATTACAGCAACTCTCGTGGAAAAGAGGGCTTGGAGTGCCCAAGTGAGACGTACGACGCTTGCACAGCGTCAGGCGCTGCAGGGCTGGAAACTTCTCGTGCAAAAAACTGGTAAAGGAACTGGAATTCGCACGCCAAGCCTGCTTGCTGAAGCGCGCAAATTGATGCCTGTCTGTCAGACTGCGGTTCCGGTTTGGATTATGCCACTTAGCCGAGTGGTCGAAAACTTTGTTCCTGGGAAAAATCAATTCGATGTCGTCATTATTGACGAAGCGAGCCAAGCGGATGTCATGGCACTGACTGGATTGTACTTTGGTAATCAGGTGCTGGTTGTTGGTGACGATGAACAGGTGAGTCCAGATGCCGTGGGCCAACGCGCAGAAGACACACAGAAGTTGATCGACACTTATTTGACCGATGTACCCAACGCTTCGATCTACGATGGGAAATCGTCCATTTACGATTTGGCGAAAACAAGCTTCCCAGAAGTCCAGTTGCGCGAACACTTCCGTTGTGTAGCCCCGATTATTCAATTTAGCAATCACTTGTCATACGGAGGAGATATTAAACCTCTGCGTGATGCAAGTGTGGTAACACGGCGCCCGCCAACCATCGCTTATCGAGTACAAGATGCACAATCAACGGACAAGTTGAATCAGAAGGAAGCGCACATCGTATCATCGCTACTTGTCGCCGCGACAGAACACGAGGCATATGAAGATGCCACATTTGGCGTTATTTCTCTTGTCGGCGATGATCAAGCGATGCTCATTGATTCCTTGTTACGGAAGCATCTATCTGCCACAGCGTACCAAAGACGACTCATTCGTTGTGGTAATTCAGCGCAGTTCCAAGGGGATGAACGCGACGTAATCTTCCTGTCCATGGTCTACGGTCCGGCGGGGAATGGACCGCTTCGGATGCTGGCTGATCCTGGTAACAGTATGCGCAAGAGATTTAACGTGGCTGCAAGTCGCGCTCGGGATCAACTTTGGGTCGTTCACTCGTTAGATCCACACATCGATTTGAAAGAGGGCGATCTTCGCAGGCGATTGATTTTGCATGCAGAAGACCCTTACCAGTATGATGAGGCGATTGAGCACATGGAGAGGCGTACAGAATCAGAGTTTGAGAGACAGGTCTTACGTCGCCTGACGGACGCTGGATATCGCGTGACGCCGCAATGGTCTGTGGGATATTACCGGATTGACATGGTGGTTGAAGGCGGCGGCAAACGCCTGGCAGTAGAGTGTGACGGCGATCGCTGGCATCCACATGAAAAACTGGCGGACGATATGGCGCGCCAGGCGATATTGGAGCGCCTTGGCTGGAACTTTGTTCGCATTCGAGGAAGTCAGTTCTTCCGGAATCCGGACTTGGCGATGAGGGCGGTGTTTGAGAGGTTAAACGCGCTCAACATTCCTGCCGTGGGACTGACGGATCACGCTGCTACTGAGAAAGATGTATCCGGCGCGGAGATCAAAGCGTGGATCGCAAGGCGTGCGGCCGAGCTTCGAAACGAATGGTTCGAGTACGAAAAAGGCCAAATAGAAAGTGAGGTGGTTTAA
- the menC gene encoding o-succinylbenzoate synthase — translation MQIASVSLQRVRLPLKEPFVTSFGIEDAREGIIVTVRTVRGGIGYGECVASMEPLYSEETNATAWHMLRDFFIPALQSHAYNSVQDLRDIRLKLAHFKRNKMAKAAIEMAIWDAYANESATPIATLLGGTRTEIPVGISIGIQPNLDTLIERVGYYVSQGFARVKLKVRPGFDFEPLRVIRESFPDMPLMADANSAYCLKDVRHLKKWDALNLMMIEQPLAHDDIMDHAKLQAELATPICLDESINSAEDLRKALEIGACRIVNLKVGRVGGFGEALAIHDRCREAGVDMWCGGMLESGIGRLHNVALTALPGFTLPGDTAPSARYFEEDLIQPAVTFLRPGVLAVEPLSGVASRVDQERLEKYTIQVAEVVSAR, via the coding sequence ATGCAGATTGCGTCGGTTTCATTACAAAGGGTTCGCTTGCCGCTGAAAGAGCCTTTCGTAACATCGTTCGGTATTGAAGATGCTCGTGAGGGGATTATTGTCACCGTGCGCACAGTACGCGGCGGGATCGGTTATGGGGAATGTGTCGCGAGCATGGAACCATTATACAGTGAGGAAACAAACGCCACAGCCTGGCATATGTTGCGCGATTTTTTCATCCCCGCACTGCAATCACACGCATACAATTCAGTTCAAGATTTGCGGGATATTCGCTTGAAATTAGCCCATTTTAAAAGAAACAAAATGGCAAAAGCCGCCATTGAAATGGCGATTTGGGATGCCTATGCGAATGAATCAGCGACTCCCATTGCAACACTGCTCGGCGGAACCCGAACAGAAATCCCGGTAGGTATCAGCATCGGGATTCAACCAAACCTCGATACGCTGATTGAGCGAGTGGGATATTACGTCAGTCAAGGATTTGCGCGCGTCAAATTAAAAGTTCGGCCTGGTTTTGATTTTGAGCCCCTCAGAGTCATTCGCGAATCATTTCCCGACATGCCCCTTATGGCTGACGCAAACAGTGCTTATTGCTTAAAAGACGTTCGTCACCTAAAGAAATGGGATGCGTTAAATCTGATGATGATTGAACAACCGTTAGCGCACGATGACATCATGGATCACGCAAAACTTCAGGCTGAACTAGCGACTCCGATTTGTCTTGATGAGAGCATAAACAGTGCCGAAGACCTGAGAAAGGCTCTGGAAATCGGAGCTTGCCGGATCGTTAATTTAAAAGTAGGGCGAGTCGGAGGGTTTGGCGAGGCACTCGCCATTCACGATAGATGCCGCGAAGCGGGGGTTGATATGTGGTGCGGGGGGATGCTTGAAAGCGGCATCGGTCGCTTACACAATGTGGCACTGACGGCGTTGCCAGGGTTTACACTGCCAGGGGACACAGCGCCTAGCGCGAGGTACTTTGAAGAAGACTTGATTCAACCGGCCGTTACGTTTTTGCGGCCCGGAGTGCTTGCAGTCGAGCCGCTCTCCGGGGTGGCTTCGCGTGTCGATCAAGAGCGGCTTGAGAAATATACCATACAAGTAGCAGAAGTGGTCAGCGCGAGGTGA
- a CDS encoding DUF488 domain-containing protein codes for MDIRLKRVYEIPSEEDGQRILVDRLWPRGLTKEAAQIDVWLKEVAPSHELRKWFHHDSSQWETFVERYSAELADRPEAAACIKQLREAATAGAVTLVFSAKNVDMNNATVLRDVLQQKISYG; via the coding sequence ATGGACATCCGCTTGAAACGGGTTTATGAGATTCCCTCTGAAGAGGACGGACAGAGGATTTTGGTGGACAGGCTTTGGCCACGGGGCCTGACGAAAGAGGCTGCCCAAATTGATGTATGGTTGAAGGAGGTCGCACCGAGTCACGAACTGCGGAAATGGTTTCACCACGATTCGTCACAATGGGAAACATTTGTCGAGCGATACAGCGCGGAACTGGCTGACCGTCCCGAGGCAGCCGCATGCATCAAACAGCTGCGTGAGGCGGCTACCGCAGGTGCTGTGACCCTGGTCTTTAGTGCAAAAAATGTAGACATGAACAATGCAACGGTTCTTCGCGACGTGTTGCAACAAAAGATCAGTTACGGATGA
- a CDS encoding malate:quinone oxidoreductase: protein MSNVQKSVDVILIGAGIMSATLGALLKELAPDWTIKVFEKLEDAGEESSNEWNNAGTGHSALCELNYTPENSDGSIDISKAIKINEQFQLSRQFWSHLVKSNLIRNPRDFIRPIPHMSLVQTESDVAFLKKRFDALSDNPLFQGMEFSDDPEKLREWIPLIMEGRSSKERIAATKIDSGTDVNFGALTRMMFDHLKRNGVEINYRHRVDDIKRAGDGAWDVKVSDLGSGKNECHTAKFVFIGGGGSSLLLLQKTGIPESKHIGGFPVSGLFMVCNNPEVAARHHAKVYGKAKVGAPPMSVPHLDTRFIDNKETLLFGPFAGFSPKFLKTGSNFDLIDSVKPNNVFTMLAAGVKERALTKYLIQQVMLSHEQRMEALREFIPTAKSEDWDIAQSGTRVQVIKDTEKSGKGTLQFGTEVICASDGSVAALLGASPGASTAVYVMLEVLEKCFPEHMKVWESKIREMIPTFGVSLVENVELFREIQATTAQTLGLNGKQPVFR, encoded by the coding sequence ATGAGCAACGTACAGAAGAGTGTGGATGTTATCCTCATTGGCGCTGGGATCATGAGTGCGACGTTGGGAGCATTGCTAAAAGAATTGGCGCCGGACTGGACCATCAAGGTATTTGAGAAACTCGAAGACGCAGGGGAGGAGAGTTCTAACGAATGGAATAATGCAGGTACGGGGCACTCTGCATTGTGTGAACTTAACTATACACCTGAAAACTCTGATGGATCGATTGATATTAGTAAAGCGATAAAAATCAATGAACAGTTTCAGCTTTCAAGACAGTTTTGGTCTCATCTTGTAAAAAGCAATTTGATTCGCAATCCGCGTGATTTTATCAGACCCATCCCTCATATGAGTTTGGTACAAACGGAGAGCGATGTAGCGTTTTTGAAAAAGCGTTTTGATGCGCTTTCTGACAACCCATTGTTTCAGGGGATGGAATTTTCCGATGACCCTGAAAAGCTAAGGGAATGGATTCCGCTCATTATGGAAGGACGTTCATCAAAGGAACGGATTGCGGCGACCAAAATTGACTCAGGAACGGATGTTAATTTTGGCGCGTTAACGCGCATGATGTTTGATCATTTAAAAAGAAACGGTGTAGAGATCAACTATAGGCATCGTGTTGACGATATTAAACGCGCTGGCGACGGGGCGTGGGATGTAAAGGTGAGTGATCTTGGCAGCGGTAAAAACGAGTGTCATACTGCAAAGTTCGTTTTTATCGGCGGCGGTGGAAGCAGCCTGCTTTTGCTCCAAAAAACGGGCATTCCAGAGTCAAAACACATCGGGGGATTCCCGGTAAGCGGACTCTTTATGGTATGTAACAATCCGGAAGTGGCGGCTCGTCATCACGCAAAGGTATACGGTAAGGCCAAGGTTGGCGCTCCGCCAATGTCTGTCCCGCATCTTGACACGAGATTCATCGACAATAAGGAGACACTGTTGTTTGGACCGTTTGCCGGTTTCTCGCCAAAGTTCTTGAAAACTGGTTCAAACTTTGATCTGATTGACTCTGTAAAACCGAATAATGTCTTCACGATGCTTGCGGCAGGTGTGAAAGAGCGGGCATTGACTAAATACCTGATTCAACAGGTTATGCTATCGCATGAACAGCGGATGGAAGCGTTGCGCGAGTTTATCCCGACTGCCAAAAGTGAAGATTGGGATATCGCCCAGTCCGGTACGCGTGTGCAGGTGATCAAAGATACGGAGAAAAGCGGTAAAGGGACACTTCAATTCGGCACGGAAGTGATTTGTGCTTCAGACGGCTCAGTCGCTGCGTTGCTTGGCGCGTCACCTGGTGCCTCTACGGCTGTTTACGTCATGCTTGAGGTATTAGAGAAGTGTTTCCCAGAGCATATGAAAGTGTGGGAATCGAAAATAAGGGAAATGATCCCCACGTTTGGCGTGTCACTTGTAGAGAACGTGGAACTTTTTCGAGAAATTCAGGCGACAACCGCGCAGACGCTTGGTTTGAATGGAAAACAGCCAGTTTTTCGTTAA
- a CDS encoding amino acid decarboxylase, whose translation MDMMDLLTVKREDVHLIIDARDAIRKGFHPRHEILKLVDESPRGTLCEVHVPHRTGPLIAALEGLGLRVAVAEVESGHWRLRVMKL comes from the coding sequence ATGGACATGATGGATCTGTTGACAGTCAAACGTGAGGATGTACACCTGATCATTGATGCCCGCGATGCGATTCGGAAGGGATTTCATCCAAGACACGAAATTCTGAAACTGGTCGACGAGTCCCCTCGCGGAACACTGTGCGAAGTTCATGTTCCACATCGAACCGGACCGCTCATTGCGGCCCTTGAAGGTCTGGGACTTCGCGTAGCTGTGGCAGAAGTTGAATCTGGACACTGGCGGTTGCGCGTGATGAAACTGTAA
- a CDS encoding DUF2249 domain-containing protein, with amino-acid sequence MSEFQATVNATEYPPHQKHKVIFETFDSLKPGEAMLLVNDHDPQPLRYQFELERSEIFSWEYIERGPETFRIRIGRVGA; translated from the coding sequence ATGAGTGAGTTCCAAGCGACAGTCAATGCGACAGAATATCCTCCGCACCAGAAACACAAGGTGATCTTTGAAACATTTGACAGCCTGAAACCAGGAGAAGCGATGCTCCTGGTCAATGACCACGATCCACAACCGCTGCGTTATCAGTTTGAATTGGAACGTTCAGAAATTTTCTCGTGGGAGTACATCGAGCGCGGACCCGAGACCTTTCGCATTCGCATAGGTCGTGTCGGCGCATGA
- a CDS encoding AarF/UbiB family protein: MFGHAATLTQEMNMRAEAGHMKRLRQTLASDKRIVISKVFEAYTTTRVLVMEWIEGTSIRDTAQLQVWRVDRQAVRDALLGAYVKQRLVTGFVHLDPHPGNLAILPDGNLALLDFGMVAEYTSDERAAFRALLQCAFLRDMDGAVRILQSLEFLQSTSNAEELARGLQGISKHFTAADLRNLIQKHGFRLEARYMLLIRCLGMIKTAMTTLTPDETNWTEVLSEHVFPIMLSEANGSQMWFA, encoded by the coding sequence ATGTTTGGGCATGCGGCGACACTCACACAGGAGATGAATATGCGCGCGGAGGCAGGACACATGAAGAGGTTGCGGCAGACGCTGGCGAGTGATAAGCGGATCGTGATTTCGAAGGTGTTTGAAGCCTATACGACAACCCGCGTGTTGGTGATGGAGTGGATCGAGGGAACAAGTATCCGGGACACTGCACAACTTCAAGTTTGGCGTGTGGATCGACAGGCTGTTCGGGATGCCTTGCTGGGTGCATACGTAAAACAGCGCTTGGTGACGGGGTTTGTCCATCTGGATCCGCATCCTGGAAATCTGGCCATACTTCCTGACGGAAACCTGGCCTTGCTCGATTTTGGCATGGTCGCAGAGTATACCTCAGACGAGCGGGCCGCATTTCGCGCTCTGTTGCAGTGCGCATTTTTGCGAGACATGGATGGTGCGGTGAGAATCCTGCAGAGCCTCGAATTTCTGCAATCCACATCGAATGCGGAAGAACTGGCCCGAGGGCTGCAGGGGATAAGTAAACACTTCACTGCCGCAGATCTTCGCAATTTGATTCAGAAACATGGTTTTCGGTTGGAAGCGAGGTATATGCTGTTGATCCGTTGTCTGGGAATGATAAAGACGGCAATGACCACATTGACACCAGATGAAACCAATTGGACTGAAGTCCTGTCTGAGCATGTGTTTCCCATCATGTTATCCGAAGCGAATGGCTCACAGATGTGGTTTGCCTGA